One window of the Tachypleus tridentatus isolate NWPU-2018 chromosome 10, ASM421037v1, whole genome shotgun sequence genome contains the following:
- the LOC143228125 gene encoding glutamate receptor-like — translation MDLQTQKGFDSCTSLKDKIFNVIIPDEWIPWVSVHGSTGEEGILNKMFKEITEKLGIRFNITNFSQFNDSSDISTSWTPVLKRLLAEEFDFAMGPFVQTTERLRYVDFTRPIYIDDFGILAGCSMKETKTFLAQFEWKVWLVLILSVLLVSGVSWLFTEKSGHYTHEKSNKKCFMNQTWDFCTLLLNQGMSRVWCCSSWRVLFGFYAIATVFILCFVNGNIIGSVINQPTVTLHEVANNKSIKLIIPRSSVVKNVIEDDKKNHIRHLQKKLFSDTFIDAGAIMSDKVLDKVETGTHALIALSSDISIILKSRYEKKMRCSFRMSEIHIGPIIYGIPVNKKLLPCLKDFIDKSVQRFVRIGHLKKEIEQGNYYHQLCLCKPSKTKKALNLKNLDQVFYLFCGGMVLSTLILFVECLWKMKGE, via the exons ATGGACCTACAAACACAGAAAGGATTTGATTCGTGTACTTCATTAAAAGAcaagatatttaatgttattatccCTGATGAG TGGATACCTTGGGTCTCAGTCCATGGTTCTACAGGAGAAGAAGGAATATTGAACAAAATGTTCAAGGAAATAACGGAGAAACTAGGGATAAG GTTCAATATCACAAACTTTAGTCAGTTTAATGACAGTTCCGATATAAGTACTTCGTGGACTCCTGTACTTAAAAGACTTCTGGCAGAG GAATTTGATTTTGCAATGGGACCGTTTGTCCAAACTACTGAGAGACTCCGGTACGTAGACTTTACTAGGCCAATTTATATTGATGATTTTGGAATTCTAGCTGGCTGCTCgatgaaagaaactaaaacattcCTCGCACAGTTTGAATGGAAG GTGTGGCTTGTATTGATTTTATCTGTACTCCTCGTATCCGGGGTCAGTTGGTTGTTCACTGAAAAGAGTGGTCACTACACTCATGAGAAaagcaataaaaaatgtttcatgaatCAAACTTGGGACTTCTGTACACTTCTCTTAAATCAAG gAATGTCACGTGTATGGTGCTGTTCGTCTTGGCGTGTCCTGTTTGGATTTTATGCGATTGCTACCGTATTTATTCTTTGCTTTGTTAATGGAAACATCATTGGGTCAGTAATTAATCAACCAACTGTCACACTTCATGAAGTGGCAAATAACAAATCTATAAAGTTGATTATACCGAGAAGCAGTGTCGTGAAAAATGTAATAGag GATGACAAAAAGAACCACATTAGACACTTGCAAAAGAAGTTATTCTCTGACACTTTCATTGATGCTGGAGCAATAATGTCTGATAAAGTGCTAGATAAAGTGGAGACAGGCACTCATGCTTTGATAGCTCTTTCCTCGGACATATCGATCATCTTGAAGAGCCGTTACGAGAAGAAGATGAGGTGCAGTTTTCGAATGTCTGAGATTCATATAGGCCCCATCATTTATGGAATTCCTGTTAACAAGAAACTCTTACCTTGCCTTAAGGACTTCATTGACAAAAG TGTTCAACGTTTCGTGAGAATCGGTCATTTGAAGAAGGAGATAGAACAAGGTAATTACTACCACCAACTGTGTCTCTGTAAACCATCCAAAACTAAGAAAGCTTTGAACTTGAAAAACCTTGAtcaagtgttttatttgttttgtggagGCATGGTATTATCCACACTTATTTTATTCGTGGAATGTCTGTGGAAAATGAAAGGAGAGTAA